The Thalassophryne amazonica chromosome 8, fThaAma1.1, whole genome shotgun sequence genome includes a window with the following:
- the LOC117515799 gene encoding predicted GPI-anchored protein 23, which translates to MCANDAPSGLETGCGAACAGTGAGAVRAKSNAAVGVESGAVAGAAGVETGAAAGAAGVESGATAGVMRTETGSAGGAAGAEIAPVAGAVHMETGPAGSVAGAAGVETGAAAGAKRTVFGGTGAQGCRGAGTGGRLRTAVVVARRRWEVGHEEAGSASVRSERVEAT; encoded by the exons ATGTGTGCGAACGACGCACCGTCTGGCCTTGAGACTGGTTGTGGTGCGGCGTGCGCTGGAACAGGTGCTGGCGCGGTGCGCGCAAAGTCCAATGCAGCCGTGGGCGTGGAGTCTGGAGCAGTCGCTG GTGCCGCTGGCGTGGAGACTGGAGCAGCCGCTGGTGCAGCTGGCGTGGAGTCTGGAGCAACCGCTGGAGTGATGCGCACAGAGACTGGTTCGGCGGGAGGTGCCGCAGGTGCGGAGATCGCTCCAGTCGCTGGTGCAGTGCACATGGAGACCGGGCCGGCTGGAAGCGTCGCTGGTGCCGCTGGCGTGGAGACTGGAGCAGCTGCAGGTGCGAAGCGCACGGTCTTCGGTGGCACAGGCGCGCAGGGCTGTCGAGGAGCTGGAACAGGAGGAAGGCTGAGAACAGCCGTTGTCGTGGCCCGGAGACGTTGGGAAGTCGGGCATGAGGAGGCCGGCTCCGCTTCGGTCCGAAGCGAGCGTGTGGAAGCCACGTGA